CCTGACGAACCTATTTGGCTTGGAAACATTTCGTCAGGGATCAACCATTGTGACTTAGTAATGTTCTCATCGAACCTGTGTGGCGTCTCTAAAATTGAATGATCAGTGATGTCCCCGGGCTGTATTCCCGCACCTGCTTCTGGTACACGAGTTTCTAGAGGCAACTCAATGAGCATCTCTGCGACCATTCCCTAAAAAAAGAAATTTAATAAATGCTAAGTATAGCAGTATCTTGAAAAGATCTATAAGATTGAATGTAAAATTTACCTCTGTTGAGTTGAAAGATCCTTCGTCCGCCCGATTAATCTCTTCAGATGAAGCTTTACGTGTATCTGCTCTTAAATTTCCGGCGGTCACTACAATTTCCGGAACTTCGTCATGTAACTTTGGTCCAACACCCTTTtgaataagaaaaaataaaaatttaaaacaaaatcataacatAAAAATATAAGGTTGGAGAATTACTAAATAAACAGAAATAGGGCCAGGATTAGATTGATTCtgtgggggtggaaataaataaataaaaaagtttGTAAAATAGACAATTGTATCAGTGAAATACAAACGAAATTCCATAAAATACGAAAGTTTGTAAAATAGAAAATACCGAGGAAAACATAACTTTAAAATTTAAGACTGGAACATGGAAACCATATACTTTTTTGTGCATACAATGCACAACAACATAACCTTTAAAGATGGATTTCACGTCACAAACTCATTTTACCTTAATTGACTAATCATCATGTTTGGGAGGAGATGTTTGAATGGTAGAATCATGACGTAAGTTTTCTTCAGGCGTTAACTGTAGCCCAGCATTAGTTTGATGCTCCGGCGCATCACTATCGGCAGCCTTCACATAAAAAAATGAATTAATATAAATTGTATTTCGCAATAAGAGTCTAAAAATGTTAGTCAGTTGCTATTTCACACATTTACCTTGTCCGCAGAATTGTTCACCTTGATTTCTTCAAATAGTTTCTTGAAgttgtcatccatgaaagttcgaAGCTTTGACAACTCACTTGTGAACTCACCAACGACCTaatatttaaacaaaaatagtaaTTCAATTTGTTTAGAAACAGTAAAGTAAATACACCAAAAAGTTTTTGTTCCGTAACTAAAATCACTTACTGATTCCTTGAAAACTTGAAAATATTTCCTTAGCAATTGCATTTCCTCTTTCATGGATATAGTAGGGACATCACGTAGGACTATGGTGTTTTGGGGTCTATTCATTTGTTCATTCGACTTTGGTGAAGCAGACTTCTGTAAAATAGGCTTTTGAGCAACCTTTTGATCCTTGTGACTCTTCTTCACAGTTGTCTGTGGTTCGGTGTGGATTTGTTGTTTCTTAGATGTGGAAGCTGTTGTAGGAAGTTGTCTGCGTCTCTTTGAAGGTGGAGAATCTGTCTGATTCGTCCGTTGTTGCTGTTTGCCCTTCGAAAGGTGGGGGGGAGTAGTACTGAAATCATCAAAGTCATCCACTGGCATATCTGTGACTTGGGTACCTTCATTGGCATCAACTAAGACATTTTTGTCTACAGTATCTCGACAGACAACAACATCGGGCAATTGGAGGCTCTCCAACTCACTGCTAGTGGGGATTGTATTTGCAAATGTACAGCTctgaagaagaaagaaataaaatgctatgaaatacaccgaaatataatgaaatacaaaaaatagtgaaatacaaaaaatcaggaaatacaccgaaatatagtgaaatacaaaaaatcaggaaaaaaaaccagcagaaaagcaataatatgataGTCGAACAGTGGAGTACAAGCTAAAATCAGTAAGGCATAATTGCAAAATAAAATGCtatgaaaaaatataaaaataagttAGAGTGTTCGAATATTACCGACTGTTTGCCGTCTCTAAAAATGCCTTCCATCAAAATATTATATTTTGGCTGACTGTCAATGGACCTCCAATTCAACATTCTTGGAATGGAATTTCCGGATTTAATAGCGAGATACGATGGAACTCTTGAACAACACTCATAAAGCCAAACTTGCATAGCCAGTGGCATCCCATGGAACCAATAATACTGTGTTGTGGCAGAATACTTCTTGCTGATGCTTCTAATCAACTCGTTAAAAGCTTCTTTGCCCCATGGATAATCTACATACCTTCCATCCTCAACCACTTCAAAATGAACCCTTGGTATACTCGTTTTCCTAGGCTCACtgcaaaagatgtatgtatttATAAAAAACAAAATTGCAAACTTAACAGCGTCCTCATCATTATCTCCCCAACACTTATTCTTAAAGCAATCAATGAACTCCAATCTTTTTAATCAATGAACTCCAATCTTTTTACTTTACTCCTAGTTCCACCAAAATATACATTCATAATCCTATTCGATTCTTCCTCATCGTATGTAAATTCACCTTCATCGGCTACACAATTTAGCCCGCTCATAAGGGCAAATTCTCTCATGGTAAATCTCAATACGGTACCATTTATATCAATTGTAAAGCAATCAGAAGTGCTCTCCTTGAGCTCTCTTACCATGAAGCACCTAAATATCTGTGCTTGAACCTCCAGGTGCTGCATTCCGAGAAATTTCCCAAATATTGTCTTGGAAAAGATCTTTAACTGTGGAACAGTTAGCTTACTCTGAATATCTTTGAACACCTCGATATTAGTGTACCGTTGCATCGATGGAGCCTCTTCAGAATGACTCCTAACATAGAATTTAGTTTCCTAAAATAAAAATGCAACACTAAGTTAAGGCTGAAACAATTGTATAAAACATAGACACATACAAGAAATATACTGAATTGCATATCCAAGaaaaatatacacacacaaaaaaaaattgcataacacaactaacacagcTTTTAAAATCAATAAGTACAGAATAGTAAACATATGTACTTGTGAAAAAACatagaaatataatgaaatacagtTAACCACGAAAAACAACTTCCACAGTTATGTTGTATATGATATAAACTACAGTTGATGCACATATAGATTTTATTaaatacacagaaatatactGAATTGCATATCCAATTATGtcgaaatatacagaaatatagtgaaatacaaaaCAACAAAATTGAAAAATTTCATCAACACCTGTTCATCCTCTTCCAGATCTACATCTTTAACAACATTTTTACCCTTAACGTCTAAAGAAGGCTTGGTTACTTTTCTCTTATTTTGTTGAGCAACTTTAGAGCCTTTTTTTACTGGTACATCATCTTTTGGCTTGCTCTGTTTTGGAACTTTAGTTGGAGGAAGTTGACGCATCCTTGATGGGTCATGAATCTTCTTGCTTCTTCTCTCAGCAGCAATTTTAGCAGATTCTCCTGCAATTGGAAGTTGTTGTTGTGAAAATCCCAAAGAGAAACTAGGACCATCATAAGCATGAGGACTACCTCGAGTATTCCTACTTGGAATATCTCTTTCCGCCATTAAAATGGAGAATTAGATATTGTTTTAAACACTCTAACAATGGCTGAAAACAGAAAAAAAAGGAAtgaaaaagaaacaaagaaaacgttgaaatataagaataaatatagagaaatacaacaaagaaagtaaaaaaaatctaataaattATCAAAATTCGTTACCTACACTGTGTGGGTAACGATTAAGGAAGATGGAAtcgtgataataatgatgatagataGTGGGCGTATAATACGGTTGAAGATATtgaagatgggagagaaattaatTTGAAAAGAGAAGAGATTGGGAGTTATTGGGGAACATGGACCGTAAGTTTAGGGAAATACAGAGACGCTTGTAGAGCAGTTACAACTGGTAATTTTGAAATTAATTTTCgctattaaaaataaataaaataaaagatagctattattaataaataagtcttagaggtagttatgtccagtaaattttccaaaaatataagTATGGTTAAAaatggataataatagtatgcctaaaaaatgatttttataaaactTAAAGACTAAAAACCTTTTCCtaaaactcgggtgggcttacgtagtgttctacaTAGTATAAAGGCCTTCAGGAGTTAACCTAGGTGTGCTAGTCCGAAATCCAACACCCAATTTTGGGAGAAGCTCTACCACTTTCATTTCTTAAAATGTGATAtattttgcatgaatgactaacATTTTGTTGCGAAAATATAAACTGAAACAGTTTTTTTactataaacaatttatatctacaaagacatactattagaacccgtaggtcaaccgtattttatgaATATTTAATAccgggatgcctaacaccttccctgggggatcaccagaactcttacccatactttggttagagtaggattcttttaaaaaattaaccgttttaaatgaacctTTTCGAATCGGTTTTTCTAATTttctaaaattaggtggcgactctaaacaaTATCCATTTAGAGAACCAtttacgtagaagtatatttttttctttttccgggtacgattgacaaccatacttccccgggacactttccttttttaaTGAGGCAAGTGAAAtccgaatcggaaaaaatagaaacACTACAATATTAAAAGCACAATGGACCTTAGAGTAATGTTATTCGCATTTTTCACCCTTTAAAAATA
Above is a genomic segment from Lycium barbarum isolate Lr01 chromosome 12, ASM1917538v2, whole genome shotgun sequence containing:
- the LOC132624072 gene encoding uncharacterized protein LOC132624072, with the translated sequence MAERDIPSRNTRGSPHAYDGPSFSLGFSQQQLPIAGESAKIAAERRSKKIHDPSRMRQLPPTKVPKQSKPKDDVPVKKGSKVAQQNKRKVTKPSLDVKGKNVVKDVDLEEDEQETKFYVRSHSEEAPSMQRYTNIEVFKDIQSKLTVPQLKIFSKTIFGKFLGMQHLEVQAQIFRCFMVRELKESTSDCFTIDINGTVLRFTMREFALMSGLNCVADEGEFTYDEEESNRIMNVYFGGTRSKVKRLDEPRKTSIPRVHFEVVEDGRYVDYPWGKEAFNELIRSISKKYSATTQYYWFHGMPLAMQVWLYECCSRVPSYLAIKSGNSIPRMLNWRSIDSQPKYNILMEGIFRDGKQSSCTFANTIPTSSELESLQLPDVVVCRDTVDKNVLVDANEGTQVTDMPVDDFDDFSTTPPHLSKGKQQQRTNQTDSPPSKRRRQLPTTASTSKKQQIHTEPQTTVKKSHKDQKVAQKPILQKSASPKSNEQMNRPQNTIVLRDVPTISMKEEMQLLRKYFQVFKESVVGEFTSELSKLRTFMDDNFKKLFEEIKVNNSADKAADSDAPEHQTNAGLQLTPEENLRHDSTIQTSPPKHDD